A segment of the Manis javanica isolate MJ-LG chromosome 17, MJ_LKY, whole genome shotgun sequence genome:
CCTTTCCCACCCTTCATGTCATTTGAACTTCTCAGGAACCAGTGAGAGTGAACAAGCAGCAGCAGGAGTGCTTCTGCCAACATCCAGAGAGATTAagcaacctgcccaaggtcacacagcttgtagtCAGAGATCTGAACCTATAATGCAAATGCAGCTGCTCTCACCCTGGGCCACAGCCTGTTGATCGTGATGTCACTGAATGCTAAAATCTGCCTCTCATTATTCAGAGCTGGAAGGCTCCTTTGAGAAAGTCTAGTTGTGCTCCTGCttttagagatgggaaaactgaagcccagagaggtcaaaCCTATGCAGAAGGATGTGACCACCAGCTCAGTGCTCTTCCCACTGCCGCCTCTGTGCCACATGTTCAGTGTCACTGCTTTCCATGTGTCATCACAGTGTAGGATGGTAGGTGAGGGCAAGGTGCTGCAGACAGCCTGCATGAGTGCAATCCCACCTGTGTCACTTACAGGTGTGTCATGTAAGCTCTCTGTGGCTCAATCTTTTCCACTATAATAAGGGCAAAATAACAGCATCTAGTTCTTAGGATTAAACCATTTAAAATTCATGCAAAgaacttagaatagtgcctggcacacagtaatgTATAGTATcagctattattttattaatatcattCATAGCATAGGAGATATCATTCTACTTCCAAAGAAATAAGCCAAGCCTGGTTGCTTAGGTGTGTATCTTGTTTTATCTTCATCAGTCACATGCGCACATGACCAGTTGCCCAGAGAGGGTTATTCCTACAAAAGAGGGATCAGCACTAAAGAGATAAAGCCATGAGTGAGACAGTCTGTGTCCTCGTAGCGGATATAGAAGGATGGCTGCCATTTCTGTTGCCCCCCTCCACTAGTAATTTTATTTCACATTGCCTTATAAACGACATATTTTTTCTTAACTATATATATTTGCAGTACAGAGTCGTTAGCACTATGGAAAATGAGAATTGGTTTGCATCCAGACAcagaaggcagacacaaaagcATGTGTATATTCCTTTCGTATCACTTTCGTCACTCCCAGGATTGAGCCCAATGCAGTAGAGACGGGCTGCAGACATTCCTCTGGGCCAAAGGGAAGTTTTAtcattgactttttctttcttttgggatGTGGCTGGAATAAGACCCAGGGCACTGCTTTCCAGCCCTGGGACCCTGGGGTGGTTAGGTAAACTCCTGTGTTGTACACAGGTTTGCCTTTGGGGAACCAGCTCATCAGCAATATTTTCCCTAAAGGTTGTTAGTGTTCACAGAGTGAAAGTGATTCATCAAAGCCTGGCACAGTCTGAATGTTATGTAATTGTCAGGAATACTACAAGGGAAATAATCACCTTTCTGGCTTTGCTATTTAATGCCTATTAATAGGTCTGCCTATCACCTAAAATGATCCCTTCTCTGGTGGATGGGGGGCACTCCATGCTTTGGGAACCTCCACTTGCAGTAGGGTAGACTGGCTGGGCTGCAGAAAGCCCTGGAAGTTTAGGCAAAGGAACACCTAGACAAATGTGCCTATACATCCCTTTTGTCCtggaggatggaaggaaggagggaagggaggcaaaGGCCTGTGTTCCCCTAGGTACTGTGTACAGGAAAAACGCGGCAGGAGGACTGTAGTGGGGTCCAGGACAGGCAATTCTGGGCGGGGATGGGGAAGGCGAGTGGGGAGTGAAGGTCACCTACCGCTGGTGTTTGCACCCAACTCCCTGGCCCTGGCCAAGCCAGGGTCGTGAGCCCGAGGCTGGGATTGCACACGAGGTGGAATTGCCCACGAAACTGGGATTGCGCAGGAGGCTGGGATTGCACACGGACTCGGAAAAGGACGAACCCGAGACCGACGGTGCGGGGCCGGAGGTGGGTAAGACCTCGAGGACTGAGGCGGTAACATCCCGGACACTCGGGAACACGGGGTGGCTGCCAACGTCGGCAGAACTGAACGGCGGGCAGGGGGGTTGGGACACGGCGTGCGGTCCGCGCACAGCCCCTCCTTGGGAGCGGGCGCCAAAGGGCAGCGCGCGCTGTGCGCACAGAGCCCAGGTGTCCTCGGGGACCGTGCGCCCGGCCCGGCAGGGTATTCACAGCCCTGCCAAGGTCGCTGCGGGCCGCACGGCCTCCGCGGGGCGGTGCGCAAGGCCGGAAGGcgatgtggggggtgggggcctcTGCGCCCGGACCGCCTCCTCCGCCTATAAAGCGAGCGGGGGCGCTTGCTCGGCAACAGAACGCGCTCCGCCAGCCCAGGTGCCGCAGCCGGTTTGCCACCCGCTTGGACCTCCCGTCTCACCTCAGCTCGCCTCCAAATGGACCCCAACTGCTCCTGCTCCACTGGTAAGAGGCCCCTGGCTCGGAGCCGTACGATGCCCCTTTCCCAGGCGCAGGTCAGTGTACCTGGGTTAGAGTAGAGAATGTTCTGAGCTGGCGCTGAAGCAGACTCCTGGAGTTTGCCCAGTGCTTTCTTCTTAGGCAGCTTCTGAGAACATTTCCAGACCTCCACTTGCGTCTCTTTTAGCGTCGAGGGTCCTGAGACTTGAGGCTGTACTTCAAAGGTCACACACAAGGTTGGTTGGTCAGGAGATGCTGGACTGGGACCCAGAGCTGCTCTGGTAGCTGCCAGGAGCTGTTGGCAGTTGGAGACATTGCCTTTTCAGGGTTCAGGGCATAAGGCCATGGCCCTCAGCCCTGCTCTGCCTGAGCTGGGTGTGGAGCAAAATCAGGAGGCACCCTACTTTTACCAGCACTAGAAGAGAGAAGGTGGGGCTTCTATTTACCCTGTGTGGGATAGGAGCTTCTAAACTGGGACCTGACAGCGGCGGCTGCAAGGAGTGTTTGTTGACTGACTCCTCAATCTCCTGTCTCACACTCATGCTCCCTGCTTGTCCTTCTCTTCCTTGTAGATGGCTCCTGCACCTGTGCTGGCTCCTGCAAATGCAAAGAGTGCAGATGCACCTCCTGCAAGAAGAGTGAGTATGGGGGCTTCTTCTAGAATCTTGGAGTTGAGTAATAGGAGGAACCCAGAGCTCAGCAGGCAGGAGCAGACCAATGACCCAGTTTTCTGGCATCCCCTTCACCGCAACTGATTCAGGATCAGAGCTGGAACAACCTTAGCAGTGGCTCATTGCAGCCTGTCCTTATACAACAGGGAAACTGGGGTATAGCAGGTTTTTGCCAGTCAAGCATACACCTGGTAGAAGTAGTTCTCCTGCCTGCAATGCAGCTTTCTTAATCACCTCAGCTACGGAAGCACTTTATGGGTGTGAGCTAGTGTCCATGTGTGGTGTCCCTAACCTGGTGCAGCCTTTCCTGTAGAGGCTGCACAGAGCTTCCCTGGTCCTCTGGGAGCTGCTCTCGCAAGGGTTTGTCCCCTGTCTGATCTTGAGGACCTTCATTTGTATGTTTCTGGGGGACGGAGTCTGGCCTTCCAGCTCTCCCTGAGGCCCTGTCACTGTCTCTGCACGATCTCTGCCCTGTCCTGGACTCCAAAGGTGCAGGGTGGCTTTTCCTAGTGGGTAGGACCCAGGTGTCTTGGGACAGAGCAcggccctgtggggctgggggcagagtgggTGCCGCGCATGCTTTGGGAAGGGAGGGCCCAGGTAATGTGCTCTCACTTctcactctcctttcttccccaggctgctgttcctgctgccccgTGGGCTGTTCCAAGTGTGCCCAGGGCTGTATCTGCAAAGGGGCGTCAGACAagtgcagctgctgtgcctgACATGGGGGAGAGCCTGCTCCCCATGTGGACAGAGCAGGGTTTACAAACCTGcgtatattttttcatagtacaCTGAACGAATTACTACACTCTTTTTTCTATGGAATATTTGAATGACAATAAACTCATCTACACTCTTCTAGGTCCAGTACCTGTGGTGTGTTGGGAATATGGTATTGGTTGTAGTTGGGCTGCAGGGGAACCTGTGTTGGTGGAAGATGGCGGAGTGGGGGTGGAATCGGACTTCCTGCCATCTGGCCTGGCATTTGTTCTCTACAACCTATGACAGAGCAATTCCTCTACCACCTTCTAGAGAGAACTGACTGGTCCCTGCCCTTATTGTGCTTCTATGTCATGGCCTATATTCACTCAATAGCCACCTATGGTGCACCTACTATATACACAGGCATTAGGTTCTCAGTGACAAGGTTATATGCAGACTGCTGGGGGGAGGGAGTTACCAGATAGAAGAAACATAGTGGCTGTGGAGGAGAATGCTTAAGGATGGTGACCTTTGCACTGAGATCTGACAGCTACATTCCTGTCAGAGGTGACACCTTGAGCAAAGGCACTACAGTGGGGAAGAGCTTGGTTTGCTCAGGGAATAGAAGGCCAGTGTGTCTGGGAGCGTGTGAGGGGAATACTCCAAGCTCACTTTGGAGAGGGGAGAGCAGAGACCGTATGTTTCATTCATCTGAATGAGCCCAGACTGGTCGCACAGCTGAATCACTTGGAGAAGTGGAAAGAGGACCACACCATGGTCCTACtcctcatttctgatttcttAGGTCTAAAATGGGCTGGGGAAcctatattttaaataagtatcTAAGGTTGCAACCCGCTGAGTTGGTTACACTGAGTCATTTAGTGAAATGAAATAGGCATCTGCCAGGAAATACTCCCTCTTCAGTTGGTATTTGAAGTCAATGCCCCCAACATGTGGCTGACTCTACTGGGGGCCAGGGGGACCTGAGGATACCTGGCTCCTGTCTGTgcagggagaggtgggcaggCCTTGCCACACAGGATGTGGTGagcttctctgtagagaccaaATCCAGCTGAGGGCAGTCCTCACCTCCACGGGGGCTCACACTACAGAAACACCACTGCAGTGTGGGCAGGCCAGTGCCCCAGCTGCTGTTTCCTGGTGACAGAGCCTAGCACCTGAGTGGGCCTGTGATGTGGCACTGCCCTGTTTAGTGAAAGTTCCTGGTGCCAGAGTCATAAATCTGcccagttgtttttctttcacaaCTGCCAAAACCTCTCTGGGGCAAGGTACAGAGTGTTCTCACACGGTCTGACAAACAATCCCCCAGCTTGtagctttttcttttcccagtCATGAACTAACATCCCAgctccacaccccagctccatGCCCCCAAGGGTGGGCAAGGCATGCCCATTAGGGACATCTGCTGGGGAGattttaacagattttttaaacatttaataagGCTGTATCAGAATGCCTTGTTTAGTTCTGAAAGTTAACACCTTGCTGAACTGGTAAAGTAGTTAAGTGTGTCAGTTGTGGAGCCAGATGCTTGGCTAGCACTGTAACTCCACTACCTAGGCAGTTGGTGTGGCCTGTCTGTGCCTTatatttctcatttgtaaagtgaagGCAGTTTAGTGCCTGCACTGTAGGATTGTTATGAGATTAAATGTGTCCAGAACAGTCCTGGGCATATAACAAGTGTTCAGTAAGTGGTACTTCCCTTGGGGCCAGGCACGGTATCTGACAACCAGTAGGGGATCCATAAATGCTCTCTACCGGATTCAGAGAGCACTTACTGGACCCCTACTGTATGCAAACCGTTGTGCTGGACACAGAGAGGATGCTAATATATGAATAAGATCCAATCCTTTTGTTGGAGGAGATCTTATTCAAATCCCTGTCAAATTCTGGGAGCGTTTATCACTTCAAGAAACAGTTCCTGAGCGGGGGCAGAGAGTGACAGAGTCTGAACATTCTGCCTTCAGGGAAAGGCCCTGACTTGAATAGCTAAGACGGTGTGCAAGGCTTGGGAGGAGAAGTCTGAACAGGAGGCCAGGAGAaaactcaatttatttatttattcattcattcattcactcatttgcaTGGTCACTTCTAGGCCAGAACTGTTTGGAGAATTGGTGGGTGGGCTTGACAAGCAGGGGTCTGACTCTTCCTGTGGAGGGAGGAGGCTGGCATGATACTGCTGCCCAATGCAGATGCCTAGTATTCAATGAAGGCAAACCGGGCCAATCAGATCTCCTCCCCTGAGAAGTGTAAATTCAAGGTGCAGGTGGTGGGAACACAAGGTAACTAAGAGCTGTAATGGGAGCTACGTCATAGGAATAGTAGCGAATTCACCTAAATGGAAGCTATGAGGATAATTAGACCAAGCTACTTATTTGTTTTCTATGAGAACTGTTTTTCAGTCTTCCAGGGACCCAGACAGGCTGAACTCTGCTGAGAAGAGTCCCAGTGACCCTTTACCTCCCTTTGAATTCTGAAAGCCAGCCCTGTATTGGCTAGGGCCCCTTGAATGAAAGCAACAGAAAGGAACTCTAGCTAAATGGGTAAAATCAAAATTCACTGGAAGGGTATTGAGGACCTATGGAAGTGACCAGAAGGATGGAGAACAAAGGCCCAGAAAATGGGCAGGAGCCGTGGGGAGGTCAACAGGTCATGTCCCAGGAGCAGCTTGTCGGGCTGCTGCAGCTGGCACAGCCCTCACCACTTACTTCTGCTGTCCCCGAATGCCATCACTGCCACTGGCCCCGGCTCCTGCCACTGAATTCTGGAGTGTCCATGAAGCTCTTCCTCCCTTGCCCAAGGCCCCATGTTCCAGGAGGTCCAGCTGGCTGAAGGTGGGGAGGAGGACTCTCTGGCCACCTAGGGATTCCCCAGGGGGAGGCAGGAGCCCGCATACACTCTGGATTCACCCTGTGGGGTTTCCTTCTATGTCAGTAAGTTCCCAGCTGGAAACCAGTCGGTCATTTGGGAGAGTTTAATAAAGGGCTTTTAAATATATACGTAAACAAAGGAGTTGAAaggattaagaaaaataaatcagaaatgtgGAGACTCTCAGGCTTGTAGCAGTGTCACCATTGGCAGGTCCAGGCCTGAAGGACCCCAGGAAGGGGCTGTCACTGGACCCCAGAGAGAACAGCTATAGCTGCAGGCTTCGTAGCTGCGGGAGAGGAAGCCCCAACAGGAGCTGCGGCCTTCACGTCAACACCCAGCCTTGCAAGAAAATAGCCTGGGGAATACAGTCCATGACCGGCTGTCTTCCCTTTCCCATGTCTGCCAGTGCTCCCATTGGCTGAACCAACCAGATGCTGCTGGGTTCATATACAGCTCCCACCCACTTCCTGGCTCCTTGAGGGGAAGGTGGGGAGTGGATATGGAAAATACCAGCCCAGGCTGCAAATAAGGTGTGCCTCCATCAACAACGGCCGTTCATGTCTCTTCCTTGCACTCTGGAAAATTGAATTAAAGTAAGGATGACTTAATCTCACTGAGTTGAAGGTGGGTCAGGTGCAGAAAAACTGGCAGAAGCCTGCAAGAGGAGTTGGGGGGAGTGGGTGAGGCGTAGTGCGGGCACTGGAGGGCTCTCAGAGCCCTGCCTGCAGGTGTGACCAGGCGAGGCTGCTCAGAGCCCCAGGtgaagaaggagggaggaggaacgGAATCACACACCGTTGTCTGCATGAGACACTCACCTGGCCCCACCCGTGGCATGGCAGTGCACACTGAGCTACCCTTTCAGAGCGTTCCCTTCCCTGAGGCCTGTCCTGGCTGGCTGGACACACGCACCTCCCACCAGGGGGCAAAGCCAGGCTCCTTCCAGGACCCTTGCCTCTTCCGTGGtgacctttctccctccctcctcagacTCTTCTACCTAGGAGGGAGGGGAGGTTGGGGTGTATTGTAAAGGTTGGTTTGCATCAAGGCTGTCAATGGGGACTTCTTGGGGGCCCTCCTGAACCTGAGCCTCTGCCTGTACAGATTTTGAGATTCTTCAACCCTCAGGGGAGGAGGCTGAGGCAAGGCTGAAAGCTGGTGTTGTCATGGAGGCTTGGGTAATATGAAGGACTTTTTGGAGTAACCCCCAGGGAGTCCAGAGGTTGTATCGAAAAGCTGGAGAATGGGATCTGAGCCACGTTACCAGCCACACTGGCCTGCATCATTGCCATTGCTGCAGGTGGGGGTACAGCCATATGCACACTGCCTAGACTCTGTTTCATCTCTAAGACACCTCCCTGCACCCACACAGCCAGGCTAAGCCAGAGCCTCTAGCAGCAATTCAGTGATTTGGAGTCACCCCAGCTGGGAAGGTTTGCCAGCTTCATGTGTCCTTCAGAGAGAAAGGGCAATGCTTTACACAGAGAAGCGACCCTCAGGGATGCATTTGGGCATGTGATGGGCACTGGTTGAGTTTGGGTATCTGACATCCATTCCCCCACTTCCTTTTGGTGAACTCCCCACTGTGCATGGCCTTGGAGGAAAGGGAGACCAGGAGGCCAGCTAAAAGATAGAGGTCCAGATATTTGTTTTCCAGGGAACCTCAGACAATTGGATGTTCCCCTTTtggaatacaaacatgagcaagaATGAATTCCAAGGTCCTTCATCACATGCCCTGATCAGATTCTGTGAACCCTGAAACCAGGCCTGTGGATCCTGTGTCCCAACCCTATGGCATTTCCTTAGCTCCTGTCCCCTTTCCAAGCCTGGTCCTGCAAGTCCAGGGCTCTCCCCAGCCACAcacctacccccaccccccaaacttGGACCCTTCTAGCAAACGATGCTTAGCCTAATTCTTTTCCTAGTAGCTCACAAGTCTGGGGAAGATGTTGGCGGAGCAAGTTGGCTTCCTCTGTGACATCACAGGATCACCTCCTGTGCCCAAGATACCCAGACTCCCAGGGCCTGAGACTCTGAAGGCAGAATGGATCCTGGCACCTGGATATCACTTCTCATCCTGGGCCATGTTCTTTCTTGCTTGGACCTGCCAGACATGCCCATGGGTGAGGCCTTCTCTGGGCAGGTAGGCATTTCCTTTGGGGCCTCCCACTCTTAAGCCTGGGAAACTTACTTTCCTGGCAGAAGATTTAAAGTTTGTACTGGTCAGATGAGGCTTCTCATATCCCTATGGCTCACATGGTCCTGGGTCCCTGGTACAGTTGAAAAAACCAAGGCAAAATCCCCACAGAGAAGCTCCCCTGGAGGGAAGTGCCCCAAGGGTATATGCACAACCATCCTccgtctccctgcctccccttaCAGCAGGCCCTGCACAGTGTGGGCACT
Coding sequences within it:
- the LOC140847072 gene encoding metallothionein-2, whose amino-acid sequence is MDPNCSCSTDGSCTCAGSCKCKECRCTSCKKSCCSCCPVGCSKCAQGCICKGASDKCSCCA